CCAGTTTTTTGGAAACCAGGAGGAAATAGGAACAGGTTAAATGACACCATAAGGAAACAATCAGACAAACTCAGAATGTAGGACATCCTACAAAACAGTTGGCCTGTATACTTCAGAAAAATCAATATCATAAGAAATAGGGAAGTGTTTTAGAGTAAATATAACACTCAAATACAATTATGAAACTTGATTGAATTctggttaaaaaataaagcttCTAAGACATTCCTTATAATAGTGGTGAAGAAAGTTAAGTTCATTAGTACCAGGCATTCAAGAGTGAATATGAATTATCAGCACTGAAGAAAATTGGGAAAGGACAATTAATGAATATTAATAGAGACTGTATTTTAGATAATACTAtggaattattgttaattttcttagGTGTGATAGTAGCATTATGGTTATGTGAGAATAAGGTCCTTATACGTAAGAGATGCCTGCTGAAATATTTAGAGGTAAATACCATGGTATCTGCAAGTTAATGTCCGCAAGTTATTTTCAAATAGGTGAGCAAAAAGCGGGTGAGTTCATGAggaatatatacagagagagagggggaaaaagagaacaaatatgGGAAAATCAAACAATTATTTAGTTTGGACCAGAGTATACTTAGGTTCATTGTTTAGTTCTTTgaacttttctatatattttaaagttttcatatACAAGTATTTTCTTAAACAGAAAGAGACTTTTAAAACCTAGGAACTACAACATATATAACCTGTTTGGGAGCCGATTTAACAAACCCTCTCAAAAAGACGTTTTTAAACATAATGGGAAATTTGAATGTttactgagtgattgtgaaactGTCACTAACTTTGCTAGTTGTGATAACTGAATTGAGGTTATGTTTTATAAAAAAGATCCTGTCtgttagaaaggaaaacaaaaactgttGACACACAGAAGAAATTACCCAGCTGTTCTTGGAGATTTGCATGTGGTTCAAATGCATCAAAACTCAAGAAATATGAAGTGGAAGCAGTGCAAGAAAGAGAATATTGTATTGTCCATGAGCATATTCTCATTTGAATTCTTTGCTTTTCCTGGGTCTCTATACTTTTTGGTTGGACTTGAGTGTGAGGATAGTAACTTCACCACTGCCTGTATGTGCACTTACCCAAGCTCTGAGTGAAAACTGGCAACTGCCTAGTCTCAGCCTTTCTATCGCATCCTAGGACTGAGGTCATTCCCGTCCAATTCctgaagttgatttttttttccgcAAGTAAAAGAGCCCCTTGAATCTGTGAGGAAATGtgtggaaatatttttccatgcTAGCCATGTGCTTATGGAAGTAGTGAAATATCCTAGAAATTCAATTAAGACTTCGGTACTGTGAGACTTCTTGAAAACATTCAGTTTATCGGTCTGGAAGGATTAGTGTTTTTCTCAATgtttcaaaggaaagaaatactcaGAAAAGACGCAGGGTGGCGCTGCAGCCTTGGAAGTAGAAGAGAGCAACCAGCAAGCTGTTCCTTTAGCTGGAGTTACTCGGtcaaagaagaaagcaggaaGAGGCTTTCTAAGGCGGGCCGTCCGGGAAATCGGGACTCTAGGATCGTCTGCGCATCCCAGTATCTGCGAGATATCGGGAGACAGCTTCAGCGCCAAAGCGAGCACGAGCTGGGTCAGGTTGTTTGGAAGGCTAAAAGGCGATGGAGACCGGAAAGAGAAAGGAACGCGTTCTGAAACGAAGGCAAGTCCTAATACTCTTTGTTTTACTGGGTGTATCTCAGGCTGGTTCCAAGCCTAGGCAGTACTCAGTGGCCGAGGAAATGGAGAGTGGCTCCTTAGTGGCCAATTTATTAAAAGACCTGGGCCTGGACGTAGGCGAACTAGCCGCGAGGGGGGCTCGGGTCGTGTCGAACGTGAAAAAAATGCGTTTGCAGTTAGACGGGCAGAGTGGGGATTTGTTGTTAAATGAGAAACTAGACCGAGAGGATCTGTGTGGCCGCACCGAGCCGTGTGTACTTCCTTTCCAGGTGTTGTTGGAAAATCCCTTGCAGATTTTTCAGGCCGAGCTACGGATTAGGGATATAAATGATCATTCTCCGATTTTCCTAGACAaggaaatcattttgaaaatttcagaAAGTATCACTCCCGGAACTACTTTCCTAATAGAAAGTGCTCAGGACTTAGATGTAGGAAGCAACGGTCTCCAAAATTACACAATAAGCCCCAATATCTACTTCCATCTTAAATTACAAGACAGTCCCGATGGCATACTATTGCCACAGCTGGTGCTGGACAAAGCGCTGGACCGTGAGGAACAGCCGGAGGTCAGGTTAACCCTCACGGCGCTGGATGGCGGGGCTCCCCCCAGGTCCGGCACCGCCCTGGTCTGCATTGAGGTCTTGGACATCAATGACAACGCCCCTGAGTTTGCAAAGCTGCTCTATGAAGTGCAGGTCCCGGAGAACAGCCCCGTTGGATTCCAGGTTGCCGCCGTCTCTGCTAAGGATTCAGACATTGGCACTAACGGAGAAATATCTTACGCATTTTCTCAAGCCTCTGAAGACATTCGCAAAACGTTTTTAATAAACACAAAATCTGGAGAACTCCTTTTAACACAGAAACTAGATTTCGAATCCATTCAGACTTTTACAATAAACATTCAGGCGACAGATGGTGGGGGCCTTTCTGGaagttgtgtggtatttgtccaAGTGATGGATTTGAATGACAACCCTCCGGAACTGACCATGTCAACGTTTATTGGTCAGATCCCAGAAAACTTGCAGGAGACCATAATTGCTGTATTCAGTGTTTCAGATCCTGACTCGGGAGACAACGGAAGGATGGTTTGCTCCATCCAAGATGATCTTCCTTTCGTCCTGAAACCCTCGGTGGAGAATTTTTACACTCTTGTGACAAACACAGCTCTGGACCGAGAGAGCAGAGCCGAGTACAACGTCACCATCACCGTCACCGACCTGGGGACCCCCAGGCTGAAAACCGAGCACAGCATAACCGTGCGCGTCTCCGACGTCAACGACAACGCGCCCACCTTCACCCAGACCTCCTACACCCTGTACGTCCGCGAGAACAACAGCCCCGCCCTGCACATCGGCAGCGTCAGCGCCACCGACAGGGACTCGGGCCCCAACGCCCAAGTCACCTACTCGCTGCTGCCGCCCCAGGACGCGCGGCTGCCCCTGGCCTCCCTCGTCTCCGTCAGCGCCGACCACGGGCAGCTGTTCGCGCTCAGGGCCCTGGACCACGAGGCCCTGCAGGCCTTCGAGTTCCGCGTGCGCGCGGCCGACGCGGGCTCCCCGGCGCTGAGCAGCGAGGCGCTGGTGCGCGTGCTGGTGCTGGACGACAACGACAACGCGCCGTCGGTGCTCTACCCGCGCCACAACGGCTCGGCGCCCTGCACCGAGCTGGTGCCCAGGGCGGCCGAGGCGGGCTACCTGGTGACCAAGGTGGTGGCGGTGGACGGCGACTCGGGCCAGAACGCCTGGCTGTCCTACCAGCTGCTCAAGGCCACGGAGCCCGGGCTGTTCGGCGTGTGGGCGCACAACGGCGAGGTGCGCACCGCCAGGCTGCTGAGCGAGCGCGACGCGCCCAGGCACAGGCTCGTCGTGCTGGTCAGGGACAACGGCGAGCCGCCGCGCTCGGCCACCGCCACGCTGCACGTGCTGCTGGTGGACGGCTTCTCCCAGCCCTACCTGCCGCTCCCGGAGGCGGCCCCGGCCCGCGCCCAGGCCGACTCGCTCACCGTGTCCTTGGTGGTGGCGCTGGCCGCGGTCTCGTCGCTCTTCCTGCTCTCGGTGCTGCTGTTCGTGGCGCTGCGGCTGTGCGCGAGGCCCAGGGCGGCGTCGGGGCCCGAGGGCCACTTTCCCGGGCACTTGGTGGACGTGAGCGGCACCGGGACCCTGTCGCAGAGCTACCAGTATGAGGTGTGTCTGAGAGGAGGTTCTGGGACAAGTGAGTTCAAATTTCTGAAGCCGATCATCCCCAGCTTTATGGATGCTGAAAGAGTTAGTGAGGCAAAGGCTAGTTTTAGGGATAGCTTTGATTTCAGTTAAATATATTAAAACGTGTCTATTGAGCCAAGGTTTAGTTAATATAAGaaaagtcctttttctttttcgcCACCTTATGCTTTAGAGTTCTCTCTTTATTTGAAATGTAGCTATCCTATTCCACTTCATATCCTATTCCAATATCCtataactgattttttaaatgtgtttcctTGTGGTTTAGTGAATGcaaattttctttgtattctatTCTTTATTCATCTCACTGTAACTTAATTTGCATAAAGTGGAAaagtaaaatttgtatttttggaaACCTTTTAGTTAGGGCACCTTTTCCTAAACTTACCTTCTGTAGTTCCTAGGTAATTTTGTAATCTTccgtatatttttaaaaagttgctattATAACTAGGTTGTTTTGTCCAGCCTGAATATTTGAGTTTGTTTATATCCTCTTTGGCCAATGTAACATTTATGCTCTGACTTCACATTGACTAAACCATTTATGTAGGTATATTCATGAATAATAGCACCCTTTCTATGTTTGTCTAAATAAATCTCCTCTCAGCGCTTCATTAACACTCAAAAGACTTGAAGGAATATCTTTGTCCTTGACCAACTTTTTGAGATTTCAACATAGCTTGActttgcatttttcaaaaatttctgaAGCATGTAGAATTCAATTGCAATATGCCtgtgaaaaaaattgcatttaggTCAACTCATTGTATTTTTCAGCACTGACtactatttttctccttttggttctcTAACCTTTCAGTGTTTTTCTTAGGTGCTTGAGTTATTTTTTGCAATTGTTCCCAATTGTATTGCATGATTTGCGCAGTAACTGGAACACTGTTGGTTCTTCATAAAATTTTTGAATGACTGATGAAACAAAGAGGTGTCTTTATTTTACCTGGAATGTATTGATagttaaatagaataaaatacttagagaaTAAAATTGTGCTGGAATTATATGCTCtttgattttaaatgaattatataatCATTGCTAGTAATTGAACTGGTATCTGTCATTTACACATTTGCAATTACCAGTCCATGATGTCTCTTTccttcaatatattttttcttttatctcttccaGTTCAATTCGAGTTTCctctcctgaatatatatgaggAAAATGTGGCCttcaattttataattaaaatttccttctatAATTCCCTAAACAATACATCCAACTTTCTTCATTTCTAGCCATTTAGTTTCTGATGCCTATATTAAGATAGAATTATAATTACAAGGATCTTTCAGcttatctttaaattttatgtcattttatgtATATCAAATGAGTTAGACTATTAAActtaaaacatgaattttaagGTCTCATTTGGAGATTTGCAGTGGTGTAGAGCACTACCTTGGTATCAAAAATATCTGATCAACCAATTTACTACCAGTAGGATGTTGGGTAACTCATAATATCAGCTCCCCAAAAGAATACTTATAACTACTTCAATATATTGCAGTTGTGATCAAATAAGATAATATGAAGATATGGAAATGTAGTTTTTGGTATTACTAATGTTAAAAGTATACTCAAGAGATGAGCATGCATGTAACGTTCTCAATAATTGTGTAGAAATACCAAAGAAGTTCAACTGAACATAAGCTATTTGCATTGTTTTACTTCTATGCTTAAAACCTTGCAATAGCTTTCTTCTGttcttagaataaaattcaaacaccAGTTATGGGCCCCAGTTTACCTCTCCAGGCTCCTGTTCTCTCTCACTCTCGAGACACTAGGTGTTGGGTTCACTCACTCTTATCTAGAACAGCTGTTTTACCAACTCAGGGATTTCGCAAATCAGTTTCTTATATAAGAAGTCTTCTTTCCATCCTACAGTCTTAACCTGACAGACTTCTCATCCTTCGTGTTCCAGTTTAAATGGTATGGGAAATTTTCTCAAACTCCTAGATTAAGTTAGGTTCCCTCATTCTCTCAATGCACTCAGTACGTTTCCTATACGCCACTTTCTGCCCTTTTTGTTTGAACATCTGTTTAAAGTCTGCACACCGAATTGGGGAGAAGACTGTAAGATGGATGGACATTGTCTTATTACCACTGTCTAACTTCTACAAACACAATAAATATATGTGCAGATAAGTTAATATGGGTGAAACAACTGTAAAATTACTGTGAAAATAAGAATAGGAAAAAGCACTGTGGGACTTCCTTGAGTGGATATGAAAAGGTCATTTGTGGCTTTGTGGATCTATTCCCGACTTGAtctcttataatttttataaacttgcatTTTTCTAACTATAAATGCAACTaatgaacattttataaaatttggaaACTAAAAATACAAGTTAGATAGTGAATCATGTCATTATTTAGAGCAAAATCTTATTTATGGGTACAGATTAGAGGGGAAAAGCAGTTGTAAACTTCCACAAAATCATATAAAGGAATCTACCAGGCACGGTTATTCCTTTTCACTAAGGGGGCATTTCAGTTCTCTAGGTTGCGATCTACTCATATGACATAAGAAATCCCTCCAACAGCGTCAACTGGGTCTGATAAGGGGactaagcatttaaaaaaacaaaacggCATAACCCCACAGCCTTCTCCAAGAATTTGAAACTCCGAGCGAACGCGTGGTGGCGCTGTTGACTAAGAAGGCGAATTAACCCACAGCCACAACCACTGCGTACTCTGGGACGCACGAACGCTGAGGTGTAACTGAGGATTTTTGTGAGCTTGGGAAGGTTTGCAAACAAGCAAATCAGAACCTCTGGGAAAGATTCTCCGCTAGGCTGTCTCCAAAGGTTGGGAACAAAAGACTCTGTGTTCCCCAGCCTTGTCTGAGGCTCTGCTTGGCGACATATCCTGGAAGAAGATGGCGGAGAGCGCAGTGGAGGCCGGAGGGGAGCGCTTTCTTAGACAAAGGCAAGTCCTGCTTCTCTTAGTTTTTCTTGGTGGGTCTCTAGCTGGGTCTGAGTCGAGACGCTATTCTGTGGttgaggaaaaagagaagggCTTTTTAATAGCCAACCTAGCAAAGGATCTGGGGCTGAGGGTCGGGGAACTGGCCGCGAGGGGGGCCCAAGTTGTGTCCAGAGGGAACAAACAGCATTTCCAGCTCAACCATCAGACCGGTGATTTGATCCTGAATGGGAAATTGGACCGAGAGAAACTGTGTGGGCTCACAGAGCCATGCATACTGCATTTTCAGATATTACTACAAAACCCTTTGCAgttatttacaaatgagctcCAGGTCGTAGACGTAAATGACCACTCCCCTGTATTCCTTGAAAATGAAATGCAGTTGAAAATTTTAGAAAGCACTCCACCAGGAACAGTAATTCCTTTAGGAATTGCTGAGGATTTGGACGTGGGAAGAAATAGCCTCCAAAACTACACAATCCTTCCCAATTCCCATTTCCACGTTCTCACATCCAGTCGGAGAGACGGAAGGAAATACCCAGAACTGGTGCTGGACAAAGCGCTAGATCGCGAGGAGCAGGCGGAACTCGTTTTAACGCTCAGGGCGCTGGATGGCGGGTCCCCACCCCGGTCGGGTACAGCCCAGGTCCACATCCTGGTCACAGACATAAATGACAACGCTCCAGAATTTTCCCAGTCGCTCTATGAGGTTCAAATTCTAGAGAACACCCCCCTCCACTCTGTCATTATCACCGTGTCAGCTACTGATTTAGATACAGGACATTTTGGGACAATATCATATGCCTTTCTCCATGCTTCTGAAGAAATTCGCAAAACTTTTCATATAAACCCAATTACTGGTGCTATCCAGCTAGTCAAATATTTGGATTTCGAGGCTGTAAGTACTTATGAGGTTGATATAGAAGCCAAGGATGGCGGAGGCCTTTCCGG
This region of Tamandua tetradactyla isolate mTamTet1 chromosome 20, mTamTet1.pri, whole genome shotgun sequence genomic DNA includes:
- the PCDHB2 gene encoding protocadherin beta-2 isoform X2, translated to METGKRKERVLKRRQVLILFVLLGVSQAGSKPRQYSVAEEMESGSLVANLLKDLGLDVGELAARGARVVSNVKKMRLQLDGQSGDLLLNEKLDREDLCGRTEPCVLPFQVLLENPLQIFQAELRIRDINDHSPIFLDKEIILKISESITPGTTFLIESAQDLDVGSNGLQNYTISPNIYFHLKLQDSPDGILLPQLVLDKALDREEQPEVRLTLTALDGGAPPRSGTALVCIEVLDINDNAPEFAKLLYEVQVPENSPVGFQVAAVSAKDSDIGTNGEISYAFSQASEDIRKTFLINTKSGELLLTQKLDFESIQTFTINIQATDGGGLSGSCVVFVQVMDLNDNPPELTMSTFIGQIPENLQETIIAVFSVSDPDSGDNGRMVCSIQDDLPFVLKPSVENFYTLVTNTALDRESRAEYNVTITVTDLGTPRLKTEHSITVRVSDVNDNAPTFTQTSYTLYVRENNSPALHIGSVSATDRDSGPNAQVTYSLLPPQDARLPLASLVSVSADHGQLFALRALDHEALQAFEFRVRAADAGSPALSSEALVRVLVLDDNDNAPSVLYPRHNGSAPCTELVPRAAEAGYLVTKVVAVDGDSGQNAWLSYQLLKATEPGLFGVWAHNGEVRTARLLSERDAPRHRLVVLVRDNGEPPRSATATLHVLLVDGFSQPYLPLPEAAPARAQADSLTVSLVVALAAVSSLFLLSVLLFVALRLCARPRAASGPEGHFPGHLVDVSGTGTLSQSYQYEVCLRGGSGTSEFKFLKPIIPSFMDAERVSEAKASFRDSFDFS
- the PCDHB2 gene encoding protocadherin beta-2 isoform X1, with translation METGKRKERVLKRRQVLILFVLLGVSQAGSKPRQYSVAEEMESGSLVANLLKDLGLDVGELAARGARVVSNVKKMRLQLDGQSGDLLLNEKLDREDLCGRTEPCVLPFQVLLENPLQIFQAELRIRDINDHSPIFLDKEIILKISESITPGTTFLIESAQDLDVGSNGLQNYTISPNIYFHLKLQDSPDGILLPQLVLDKALDREEQPEVRLTLTALDGGAPPRSGTALVCIEVLDINDNAPEFAKLLYEVQVPENSPVGFQVAAVSAKDSDIGTNGEISYAFSQASEDIRKTFLINTKSGELLLTQKLDFESIQTFTINIQATDGGGLSGSCVVFVQVMDLNDNPPELTMSTFIGQIPENLQETIIAVFSVSDPDSGDNGRMVCSIQDDLPFVLKPSVENFYTLVTNTALDRESRAEYNVTITVTDLGTPRLKTEHSITVRVSDVNDNAPTFTQTSYTLYVRENNSPALHIGSVSATDRDSGPNAQVTYSLLPPQDARLPLASLVSVSADHGQLFALRALDHEALQAFEFRVRAADAGSPALSSEALVRVLVLDDNDNAPSVLYPRHNGSAPCTELVPRAAEAGYLVTKVVAVDGDSGQNAWLSYQLLKATEPGLFGVWAHNGEVRTARLLSERDAPRHRLVVLVRDNGEPPRSATATLHVLLVDGFSQPYLPLPEAAPARAQADSLTVSLVVALAAVSSLFLLSVLLFVALRLCARPRAASGPEGHFPGHLVDVSGTGTLSQSYQYEVCLRGGSGTIQFEFPLLNIYEENVAFNFIIKISFYNSLNNTSNFLHF